The genomic segment tctttctttctctctctctttctctctctctctttttttctctgcgGCAAGAAGCCATGAAATTATGGCTGCGTTTCCTTTGGATGCTCACGCGCTGAGAGCGTCTTTCTATCCTTGTTGCTCTTTAGACGTCAAAGAGAGATAGAATGACGCTATCAGCGTGCGATTGGTCAAAGGGAACGCAGCCTATAGTACAAGCAGCGCCGGATGTGTCGCCATATTGCACGCAACGGCCGATACCCAATTAGACGAAGCGGAATTTTAATCATCTTTTATCTATACGAAGCATTCGAATTATTGTTTATGTCGAAAGTGTACGAATCGAATTATTTCATGACTTTTGTgcgaattgaaaatataatttaaaaaaaatggagtatcccgttatttattaattatagacaATCAAATAGACGAAAAGAATAAATGTCTCTACATGAAACATTCTAATTCCGAAGTAAacggaaataaaaatgtattattacgtGTATAGGGAGTCGGCGGGGAGACGAACTTACCGCGTGACGATAGTTAGTTGACGCAGCGGCCGCGCTGCGGCGCTGCTGGCGGCGCGCACCTCGCCGATCGATCGCCGCACTCGAGAGCGTCGacacgttattattttttaaacgaattTATCGGTGATCGTGTCGCACGGAATGACATATCCGCGAAATGCTTCGGTCACTAGAGTAACCGGAAACGTCGCATTTCGCTCGGCGGTATCGAAATTCGCCATCGAACGCTTCCAATAGGCGTTCGCGCAAATTCGCCCGGCGcggttcttttctttttagcGCGAATACTTTAAATCATCTAACGATCAGCGCCGCACGCAGCGGCGACGTTGCCAAACGTACGCATCCGCCATTATCCGTACCTATACCCAAGAATATACACGTATACATGATACGCGATATCGCTGCTAAAGACCTAACCTAACATAACCGCCGCGAGTACGGTTGCACGAGCTCGGTGGATAATAAGGGATCGCTGACATGGCATTACAATTTCTCTCGATCACTCGATACATTTGTGAACGTTCGGTTTAAAATGCGAtatcaattttacaatttataatcgtCTCCATGTCTTTTAGGTTTGTATATACATCTACGACGTGTCGTAATcttttatatgtttgtaaaaCAACGTCTCTGTCATTACATCATTCGTACTTGATTGAATTATTGTTTCTTATTTCAATCTACAGAGAGCATGAGTGAATAGGAAAGCTACGAGAATCTCCATATAGTTAGCCATCTTTGATAGTACCTTGTCAATGGTAACACATCAGTTTTCTGTGGTTTCCTGTGTCCGTGTCGTCTGGTGCCGCAGTCACATTACGATCGTGAATAGGTATATATGATTGAACAAACAAATCAGCGTTAAGAACCATCAAGAAAAATCGTCGTTCGATCTTTCACTTATCATCGACAGTTTTCTTACTGGTACAACTACGTGATATCTTAAATTTTGGATCCGTGCGCTCTGCTAAAATGGTACGTATACAACATCGAGTAACGAAAccaataatgtttaaaaatttcttttgaaaatttgcattttaaattataatatatgactgTACTCGTAAAAACGCATAATGTATCAGCTCCTAATAAATCTTTCGCTATTATTGCGACGATACCGACTCGAATAAGCTCGAAAAGAAACGTTCGTCGCAAGTTGCGGGCAACTTTGAAGAGcgagcaattttatttaaaaattgtgagGGTAAGAGGGAGGGCgacgaaaaaatattcaattacgCAAACGTCGATGGATATTGGATTTCTGATAACGTTTTCCAGTTGATCTCTCTCCATAGCGAGAGCAGGGAGGAAAACAAATCCCGAGCGGCGAGCACCCGTCCTCTCCCGCGATCGGTCGCGCAGCGATTAATCGCGAAAACGCGGCAATTTTTTGGCTCCCGCGCCCTGCGAATCTGCCCTTATTCGCTGCCGCGGGTAGCGGTAGCCGGCAACAGCGCGCGTCCGCTTGCAGCGCCATCGGTGGCAGCGGCGCGCACTCTGAGCGGGCGCGTGTGTTTTTGTATTTTCGTTGGTTGCGATGCTGGGCGACGGGCGACGGGTCGACGGGACGGACGGGGGTCAATATGGCGGTAGCCGAGCGAACGCGCTCTCCACTCTCGGCGTgaatctcgcgcgcgcgcttaCATCGACGACGATTGCGTGAGATGGCCCGGCTCGCATGCACAGTGCTAACGTCCGTTGCGTCGATCTCGTAGCTCGATTACGGCACATCACCCTCACCGGATCAACGCCGCGGAAACCGTCGGCGATGTTAGCTTGATGCGACACGCGCTCCTTCTCCATTCCTTTAATCGGGCCGAAAAAAATCTCGATCGCTCGCGCTCGTTTGTCTCGGGGCCCGCATATTCCGTCGGTAATTCTAGTAGCTCATCTACGCGACCACGCGCTAGGGAATCATCGGGATCCTTATCGTCCTAGCATCGCTACACCTCTTGACAAGGACGCACACGAGATCTCGGAATACTTGGTTTGTCATGGTGGGTTTTTATTCTTGATATTCACAAaagctgaaataaaaaatgtaagaaggagaaaaaaaagtcgaatatatattttacaaaggaTATGAAAGAGCACGCGCTTCCTGCAAAGGTTAATGcgtattttgttatatctgtTGATTTTTCTATGCGGAAAAAACGACTAACCTAGAGTCTCGCGTGCACaatgtattcttttttgttctttCGCGCCGAATCAGCGTTCCGATGAGCTGTTACCGCGATCGGAATTGTAAATGAcattgcattataatataaatgtatgagaGAAcacttttatcttaaatttcgcatatgtatgtatgtgcattTAATGCATGCTCGACGAAAAATGCTATTcggattataatattataaaaaaaaaatttcaataatttatgaaattcttgtatacttttatttgtcaatttgaattttttcttagGTCTAAAACAGACCacctaattttaatgttatgtaatatcttaaagatacttttaatttattttttgcttttgatTTGATATTTGCTTTTCTGATTTATATCAACTGGTATCTGTTAatcataatgtatttttataggCAACAAAAAATGAGGACGGAATGAGCGATGATACTAGTGGAAGTGACTTTGATGATGAAGAGGATCCTGATAAAATTGAAGTACCtggtaaattataaatttgcattGTACAAAcgatatgtttatatatatcttgtcgtaataaaaacttttctagGAATTTgccattttttacaagatgaTGCaactattttttacacaatttaagtaatgttttaaaaacttaaagaaacaatttttattaggTGGGGGTAAAGATCTTGCAACCGCTGCTGGAATTGGTAATATCAAAGATGAAAAACCTACAGATTTGCCAACGAATACTTTGGAAAAGACACAAGGAACGTTAAATggtaaatcattatatatatatatatatatttatataatatttaaagcaaggcaaatctttttattagttttttctattattttaatattatctatctaaaaatatttagtattaaaCCAAAAATTTGGCAACAAAATTCCTGGAGGATTAGTAACAAAGGCTGCAACACCGGGTTATGAAATGGTGCATGTAGGAGGTTCTCAAGGCACTCCACCAGGTTTGGTTAATACAAATCAAATGAATCAACTCAATCAATTAGCGACTGGTGGATATGGTTTTCCACCAGGATTAGCTTCTCTTGCAGGATTTAATCCTGCTGCTTTTCTCCAGTCAAGTaagtttacttttaaaaatgtttttattgcgATGTGatagaatgaaaaattttatatagtacatagaaagcagatttttttttttctttctacttaatttttaaaaactttctttcatataaaagtatgtataaattatataatctgtacatacataaataatttatattcacgtACAGAaccatattaataatatctcgaTGACTTACATAAATTACtatcagttttttaaatataatatttattttaaattttcttgccTAATTACTGTTCTGTcttgtaataaataagatgATGTTTTGCGTGTccttattatatgtttataaaaataataaaagattgaataatattaagctatacatatatatatttaagaaatgagaaaattgtatttataagtTGCCATATTTGtctaatacaaattaatagcAAATTGTGATTgctacaataatattaattatatatttatgttaattattccTTAGGCATGGATATGAATGCTTTAATGGGTAGCTTTATGGGTATGTCTGGAATGAACATGGGGGTTAATCCTTTTGTTCAGTTGCTTAATCAAAGTGGAATTCATCCTAATTGGACAGGTATTTcagctatttttaatatattgcgaAAACATCCCAAGTATCGTAAAAAACACttcaaaaaaatgacaatttaagaagcaattttatatcatttgttaatttactaattttgTTATAGGAAAAAATATGTCACAGATGTGGATGAATTCAGGTGATCCAACAAAAATGATGCAGCCAAATATACCAGAAGAGGAAGAAGTAGATGATGAAGATATGGGTGTTGCCGAGACTTATGCCGATTACATGCCGAcgaaatgtatgtattaataatgtcCATCGtttcatttctcttttatttacacGCTACTCACTTTCAActgaaatttgtaattaacagTGAAACTCGGACGAAAGCATCCAGATCCGGTTGTCGAAACGGCATCCTTGTCAAGTGTCGAACCAACAGATGTTTGGTACAAAGTATCTATACCGGAGGATTCGATACGATCTGGCGCGTTATCTGCGCTTCAACTCGAGTCAATCACGTACGCTTCTCAACAGCATGAGCATTTGCTGCCCGATGGTACACGCGCCGGATTTCTTATCGGCGACGGTGCGGGTGTTGGCAAAGGCAGAACTATAGCCGGCATAATATTCGAGAATTATTTGAAAGGTCGAAAACGTGCCATTTGGGTATCAGTGTCGAACGATCTCAAATACGACGCCGAACGcgatttaaaagatatagGTGCATCTAAAATCGAAGtatgtattttgttttgtactacctaaattgtattaaaatcatatactGTTAAATATGTGaacaattgatattaaaatattaatattaaaaatttcaattttaattttttgtttctcacTTGCAATCAATACATTATTAgcttacattttaataattttatataattattgtaaatacaattaatacacaattacaataaatttattacgaatAAATTTGCAGGTACACCCATTGAATAAATTCAAGTATGCGAAAATCTCATCAGCCGTAAACGGCAATGTGAAAAAAGGCGTAATCTTCAGTACATATTCTGCGTTAATTGGTGAATCGTCACAAAGTGGCGGAAAATACAAGAGCCGGTTGAAACAGCTATTGCAATGGTGCGGTGAAGATTTCGATGGTCTAATCATTTTTGACGAATGTCACCGTGCGAAAAATTTGTGCCCTACTGGAAGTTCAAAACCTACAAAAACaggtgaaataaatttatatacataaaaaaatctacttGTTTGAAGCATCTACATGAATGGCTTTagtttatcgataataaaacttttgcaGGATTAACGGTCTTGGAACTGCAAAATAAACTTCCAAAGTCTAGAGTCGTATATGCCAGCGCTACTGGCGCTTCCGAACCTCGCAATATGGCCTACATGGTACGATTAGGTATGTGGGGCGAAGGCACCCCTTTCCCggaatttaatgattttatcaCCGCTGTGGAAAAGCGCGGTGTCGGCGCGATGGAGATTGTAGCAATGGACATGAAACTACGCGGTATGTACATCGCTCGGCAATTGAGTTTCCACGGTGTTGCCTTCAAGATTGAGGAAGTACCTCTTTCCAAGGATTTCACGAAAGTGTATGATCATTCGGTGCGATTGGTGAGTTATCGTGTGcgaaaatataagtttttacaAATTGTTCAAAATATCCTCAACCTCAAACGCAATCTATATTTTCATCTAGTGGGTAGAAGCGATGCAGAGATTTCAAGAGGCAGCGGAATTGATAGACGCGGAAAATCGCATGAAGAAGACGATGTGGGGTCAATTTTGGTCGTCACATCAGCGCTTCTTCAAGTATCTCTGTATTGCTGCAAAAGTGAAGCATGCAGTGGCTGTGGCTCGCGAGGCGGTTAAATGCGGCAAGTGCGTAGTGATTGGTTTGCAGTCTACCGGCGAGGCACGCACCTTGGAACAATTGGAACGCGATGACGGCGAACTCAGCGATTTCGTTTCCACTGCCAAGTCAGTGACCTTTTAGCTCGTAACGAgggaaataattatgaaatagattcagaacatatttaataataataataataatttcgatgTTTACAGAGGTGTTTTGCAAACGCTAGTGGAGAAACACTTTCCTGCACCAGATCGTAATCGCATCCAGCGTCTTCTTGGTCTAGAACCACCAAAGCTTAAGTTAGAAGGCGAAGATGATATGGACGGTGCTGGTGGTTCTGCGGGTGGTAGCAAAAGGAAACCAATCCGGCAAGCGGCGCAGCGTGCATCGAAAAAGGTGCGCGCCTGGTCGTCAGAAGAGGAGATATCGGAGGAAGATAGAAACGGTGCTCATAGTTCCGGTTCAGAGTTTAAGTTAAGCGGTAGTGAAAGCGAAGACGATCATCATACCGACGAAGAGAGCAATATCAGTTCCGATTTTAATCCGTTCTTCAGCGATAGCGATTCTGATGCTGGTAATTTTGcactaacttttttatttcgtaatccattttcttttttactttgatttttaagtcgagttttatatatatatatatatatatatatatatatatatatatatatatatatatatatataaaattggtgcaaaatttctcaataattattttatttttagatccTTGGGATAGGCGAAAGAAAAAGGGCAAGAAACAAAAGAAACCTGCGAAGAAACGTTTGAGCACGCAAGATAAAATCCAATCGATGCTGGTGCACAAACAGTCCAGCAACAGAAATAAACGCAATGGCGATACGGCAATGAGCGGTGGACCTATAGGTGCCATGGGCGGAGGTGCGTCAAATAATCAGGCACCGCCTAGAGATGCTATCGAGAGGGCTTGTAGTATGAAGGAAGAACTATTATCGCAAATAGAGACTCTTGGCGAACGATTGCCGCCAAACACGCTAGATCAATTGATAGACGAGCTCGGTGGACCAGAGAATGTTGCGGAAATGACGGGTAGGAAAGGTCGCGTCGTACAAACGGAAGACGGTGCAATACAATACGAGTCCAGATCGGAAGTAGATGTTCCTTTGGAAACTCTCAATCTGACAGAGAAGCAGAGGTAGGTATCGAACAAAAATTCTTACATACAAGCATACTTCCACTAAGtcgcatatttaattttcattgattcgtaaagaaatttttcatacataagataatattctaatataatttatattacacatttattgTGTCTACAAAAACGCGTTTATATtggtcaaatatttttaataaataaatatctatcttGTGTACAGGTTTATGGATGGAGAGAAAACTGTAGCGATAATTTCTGAAGCGGCTAGTAGTGGTATATCATTGCAGAGCGACAGACGAGCGAGGAATCAAATGCGACGTGTGCATATCACGCTCGAGTTACCGTGGAGTGCGGACAGAGCGATACAACAATTTGGACGAACGCATCGATCGAATCAGGTTAATGCGccggaatatatatttcttatatcagATTTGGCCGGAGAAAGGAGATTCGCCTCGATTGTTGCAAAGCGTCTAGAAAGTCTGGGTGCACTGACGCACGGTGATCGTCGCGCGACGGAGACTCGAGATCTCTCGCAGTTTAATATCGATAACAAATATGGTCGCGCAGCACTTGAAGCGACGATGAAAACTATAATGGGGTTCGTAAtcagtgaaaaatatatcgaaaaatcATCTCGCAAAATATGGGGAatagagatttataaaattgacaaattataatttcaggTACGAAGCGCCATTGGTACCACCACCTCAAGACTATCACGGAGACTTTTTCAAAGACGTGGCTGACGCGCTAGTAGGCGTCGGTTTAATTTGCAACAGTGAGAGCACCCCAGGTGTACTCACACTCGACAAAGATTACAATAATATGTCAAAGTTCCTGAATCGTATTCTCGGCATGCCGGTCGATTTGCAAAATCGTCTGTTCAAATATTTCACCGATACACTCAACGCCATCATCACACAGGCTAAGAAGACCGGTCGCTTCGACATGGGTATTCTTGACCTCGGAACATCGGGCGAAAACGTGCACAGAGTGCGATTGTACCGATTCTTACGAAAACATGCGACCGGGAAAGCACCAACGGAGTTGCACGTGGTTCATGTTGAACGTGGCATGAGTTGGGCCGAAGCCACGAACAAATGTTCGGAATTAACCGGGGCGAAAGAGGGCTTCTACCTCAGTCATCAAGTACGTAATGGCAAACAGACAGCAATTCTCGCGATCGTAGTGGACAGTGGCAAGAAGAAGACCGAGAGCAAGAAAGATCAGCTTTATATGGTGTACAGGTAATTACTTGAAACTcttctacatatatttacaatagtttaaatcattataatataaacagtaGAATTAGGGTTATCTGTTTTATATCAGCATaatctttgattttattgaaaatgatataatcaTTCATTGTAGACCCAACACGGGACTACAATTACGACAGGAGAGTCTAGgtgaattagaaaaaaaatataagaaagtaaGTAACGATGAGGCTGAACCACACTGGACGCAACAGTACGAGGCTTCCGTAAATACGTGTTCACACGCGTACTGGAGCGGAAATTGTAAAAACGCCACTCTTGGACTTATGGACTGTGAAGTAGGGCTAAGAAGACGTTCCTATAATGTATTAGCCGGTTCGGTTCTGAGCGTTTGGAGCCGTGTGGAGAACGTCCTGGCTGCACGATCCGGACATAATTCTAAAATGCAAGTTGTGAGACTGCGAACAGGTAAGTTAattcgataattataattcataattgttGTTCCGGTAAAGCTGGTAAAAAAACGACAATTTCTTACCTTTGTTTCTGTGACAGATGAAGGGTTGAAGATCGTCGGCACGCTTATTCCAAAGTCTTGTATGGAAGCGTTGCGTCAAGCGCTTTCCTCCGACGCGGAAAACACGGAGGAACAGACGTTTTGAATGTATCAAGGGTAAGATGTCAGatgaatcatatttatatattgcgcataaaaataattcatatacataaaattatcgattttcaTTCTCAGTATCCTcgagttaatatttaattaattattctagaGGTATGAATAGGACCAAGCAAGCTTTTCGGCATGATTTTAATATGCCGTGATGTCTAGAAAAATCCCTCTTTTCTTAAACCTTTCATCGAAACACAACAAGGGGAATGCGAATTGTGCAAATATGCGACCGTCATCAGGCATATTACTGGAACCTTTGATACGTCGAAAAATAGATTCCAAGATGAATCTACTAGTCGGCAACAGTCGGCGCTTTGCTATCCAATGTTGATGAATGACAAGCAAACGCTTCCATAATTAACCGACAAAGTCAAGACTACAACTTGCTGCTTAGTTATTTGTCATGCAATCGTGAAAATTGTAGCATCCACCCGCCGTATACCAATGTAGATTTCTAAGTAGTTAGCCctctcttttattatcttctaGAAATATGTacgccctccccctcccctctcccTGTTACACCAGGAAGaggaagtttattttttacatcgtCGTCgttacttataatattttcaccaAGAGATTTTTAGCAGACATAGTGACGTACAGTAGGGTGAACACAAATTCCATTCATTTTGGCTGTGTCCTAAAAGAAACGCGAGAAGAGTAATTGGACAACTCATAAAGAATGCGTTTTCACTTAGAAACGTATTCTATTTAAACGTATGTTTCAAGACGTgttcattcaatttattcaaactATTCTATAGCGCGAATTTAAACATTCGACGACCATCAATTGTTTTCATTGAAATCACAGTGCCAGTAAATTCGGTTAAAAATGGTAACTATCAACaggataaattaataaatcgaaaataaGACGATTggaatattttgattttatctgGAAAGCACAAATGTATACGCGACAGCTTTTTTGATTTGTTTGTTTAGCGTTTTTGTTTGATCTTAATCCAATCGATCAATTGGAAGGATTTTTCATATGTGCTACTGCTATTGTTGCTACAGCTACCATTATCACTATAAATTACtgctaatatattaatattaatgctgCACACATACaattacacatacacatacaattacaaaattactattaatattatcaagatGTAGGGAGACGAGGTAAAcactatatatacacacacattgcaaatatacttgttttttttttctattctgtAAAACTTGagagatacataatttatactatTCATGTGCCAAGTTATACATACATtctctatttctttctcttattattgtgacaaaaaaaaaactggtttaaaaaaaagagattgatttttattaattttattctacatatcactagatgtaaaaaaattacattcccATCTATAAATGGGGtacattttaagttttatatgaTACAAGTTATCTTCACTTAAAGTCggcattattaaaagaatgcaaaagtataatttataatactctTTCTTACAaagtagaattatttttaattttttttttaaatagaaaaaatatatataatactttttccTTTGTTTGaacttttgaatttatttattttttacaaattttactgAAATGTATCGAAAGTGAAATAAAACGTAAAGATGTATGATACTTTCACGATGCTGTAAATCTTAATCGACAGCACAACTTTAACGACATACTTTTTGAAATTGTTCAGGACGATACCTCGTCTCTCGACGATCATCACCTTTAAACTAGTTAGCCTTAAAACAAAGggaaaaaagaattagatCGAAATAACGTATACAgccgatatatttatattcaaatgcaTATACTAGTAACCAGTGCGGCCTGTATGTACACTGAATGTATGTAGTTGTCTGTTTGTACGTCTGAACAAGTTTTGAACGAATGCAAAGTTTTGAGGAAGAACTAATAATGATATAGGCCTCGCGATATATCCActttctctaataataatgatagaaTTACAAGATGCAGACTTTTAGAGCGTAGAGTACTGTCGGAACAGTGTTAGAATAAATCCATGATTAGAATTCTCATTTtagtgatttaatttttaagaacgTGTGCGTATAATGCGTCTGATGGGAGAAAGATGTTCATCGTCATTCACCTGTTTCCACGATTTCTCGCATCGcgagtaattataatatgtaacaatAGAAACTAACATCTACACAGATAACTACATATTGCATTtataaggaagaaaaaaataacatttgatcgtataatatttattatattcattatatatatatatattcgataataatctatgataattttttttgccataattaaaaaaaaagaaaaaagaaaaatgcaatattttagcGAGATTTATATCGTAGGTTTAATTCCTTTAGCTGCTATCAAGTATTTGTAATacgtgatattaattattattacattacttTGACAAAATACGGAAACGTAGAATTAAATGTGTGATCCGAACATACGAATCACGTCGTTCAATTCAGAGTTCCATTCAAAGATgcaattatagatataaataataaattgggCAGCGAAACTTTACGACGTGATTATATGCTGATAaagttaaatgtaaaatgtacatattgaAGATTGTAAAACGGAACTTTAGAACGTAGACGAGATGCTATTTtgtattcgatattttttacacttattatCTCGCTTGAGTTCCTATCTTTGCAGGCGCGACTTATAAATGTAGTATCTAGTAGACGTGGAAACAGGCACGCTTTCtagtgaaataattattccttTTGTAATGTGCTGTGTTTACTTTCATGGATGACAAATCGAACGAGTGTtgcgtgtatatatgcatatgtataaatgtctCTGTGTACGTCAACCCAATAATTCTTATTCAAAATGACATCATCTGAAAATTGTTTCGTTAAGATCTTACTATTCTGCATTGTTAAATCGATCAACATacttaatttctcttttagaAAAACACTGAGGTAACTTtgatccttttttttaatttaaaaatgcgtTACACAATGCAGAGTAAAAGAAACTAttggtttatataaatatgaaatacaataattttactgTAAAATTGTACAAGTTATTCTATGAAGGTCCTAATTTttcatgaagaaaaaaattaatattctcaacatcaaaaaaagataaataaatcgtaATTTAACTGTGCATCTCTTCCCACCTTAAAAAAgaatcagtaaaaaaaaaaaaattatatatatatatataattaaaaagtgcaattaaaaacaaagaacATTACATATCTTAACATTTATTAGCTTAATGTATCTCGAACGTAGATTGTAGTTCTACTTATATCGTGTATTTCACGTTTTGCATTTcagtataaaaaaactatacaCATGAACTTTCCTTGCACGTTTGTTGAATATACTTTTTCGCGATACACAATCGCACATATACAATTTCGCACACCCTATATATACTAAGATTCCCTCGTATTTactaaattcaataatatctcTTAAAGTATATCTATATTCTCACCGAAATAATTGTCACACGTATGTATATTCCACTAAAATAATCGTTACCTGCAGACAATGGAAGGTTTTTTTGGTATTGGTATTGAATCTTGTTTAATGAAAGGCATACAGAAGCATCAAGAATGTGCAAATTCCGATGACGAGGCCGAGTATAACGGAATCTCTTCTCTTTCGTAAATTTATCCTTTGCAGTAAACTGTTCACCGCTGGAAATCGATTGGAGATATCGTTGAATTTGGTTCGTATACGTTTGAACGCCTGTCTCTGAGACATTAGATGGTCTCGCGTCTCCATGGCTATGCTTATTTGATCATTGATCAATCGATCAgagctaaaaaata from the Anoplolepis gracilipes chromosome 11, ASM4749672v1, whole genome shotgun sequence genome contains:
- the Sno gene encoding protein strawberry notch isoform X2, which codes for MATKNEDGMSDDTSGSDFDDEEDPDKIEVPGGGKDLATAAGIGNIKDEKPTDLPTNTLEKTQGTLNVLNQKFGNKIPGGLVTKAATPGYEMVHVGGSQGTPPGLVNTNQMNQLNQLATGGYGFPPGLASLAGFNPAAFLQSSMDMNALMGSFMGMSGMNMGVNPFVQLLNQSGIHPNWTGKNMSQMWMNSGDPTKMMQPNIPEEEEVDDEDMGVAETYADYMPTKLKLGRKHPDPVVETASLSSVEPTDVWYKVSIPEDSIRSGALSALQLESITYASQQHEHLLPDGTRAGFLIGDGAGVGKGRTIAGIIFENYLKGRKRAIWVSVSNDLKYDAERDLKDIGASKIEVHPLNKFKYAKISSAVNGNVKKGVIFSTYSALIGESSQSGGKYKSRLKQLLQWCGEDFDGLIIFDECHRAKNLCPTGSSKPTKTGLTVLELQNKLPKSRVVYASATGASEPRNMAYMVRLGMWGEGTPFPEFNDFITAVEKRGVGAMEIVAMDMKLRGMYIARQLSFHGVAFKIEEVPLSKDFTKVYDHSVRLWVEAMQRFQEAAELIDAENRMKKTMWGQFWSSHQRFFKYLCIAAKVKHAVAVAREAVKCGKCVVIGLQSTGEARTLEQLERDDGELSDFVSTAKGVLQTLVEKHFPAPDRNRIQRLLGLEPPKLKLEGEDDMDGAGGSAGGSKRKPIRQAAQRASKKVRAWSSEEEISEEDRNGAHSSGSEFKLSGSESEDDHHTDEESNISSDFNPFFSDSDSDADPWDRRKKKGKKQKKPAKKRLSTQDKIQSMLVHKQSSNRNKRNGDTAMSGGPIGAMGGGASNNQAPPRDAIERACSMKEELLSQIETLGERLPPNTLDQLIDELGGPENVAEMTGRKGRVVQTEDGAIQYESRSEVDVPLETLNLTEKQRFMDGEKTVAIISEAASSGISLQSDRRARNQMRRVHITLELPWSADRAIQQFGRTHRSNQVNAPEYIFLISDLAGERRFASIVAKRLESLGALTHGDRRATETRDLSQFNIDNKYGRAALEATMKTIMGYEAPLVPPPQDYHGDFFKDVADALVGVGLICNSESTPGVLTLDKDYNNMSKFLNRILGMPVDLQNRLFKYFTDTLNAIITQAKKTGRFDMGILDLGTSGENVHRVRLYRFLRKHATGKAPTELHVVHVERGMSWAEATNKCSELTGAKEGFYLSHQVRNGKQTAILAIVVDSGKKKTESKKDQLYMVYRPNTGLQLRQESLGELEKKYKKVSNDEAEPHWTQQYEASVNTCSHAYWSGNCKNATLGLMDCEVGLRRRSYNVLAGSVLSVWSRVENVLAARSGHNSKMQVVRLRTDEGLKIVGTLIPKSCMEALRQALSSDAENTEEQTF